Proteins found in one Zea mays cultivar B73 chromosome 1, Zm-B73-REFERENCE-NAM-5.0, whole genome shotgun sequence genomic segment:
- the LOC100283531 gene encoding protochlorophyllide reductase B, which translates to MALQAATSFLPSALSARKEGSSVKDSAFLGVHLADDGLKLETAALGLRTKRVITSVAIRAQAAAVSSPSVTPASPSGKKTLRKGTAIITGASSGLGLATAKALAETGKWHVIMACRDFLKASRAAKAAGMDKDSFTVVHLDLASLDSVRQFVKNVRQLEMPVDVVVCNAAVYQPTAKEPSYTADGFEMSVGVNHLGHFLLARELLSDLQSSDYPSKRLIIVGSITGNTNTLAGNVPPKANLGDLRGLAGGLNGIGGSAMIDGGEFDGAKAYKDSKVCNMLTMQEFHRRYHEETGVTFASLYPGCIATTGLFREHIPLFRLLFPPFQKYITKGYVSEEEAGKRLSQVVSDPSLTKSGVYWSWNKNSASFENQLSEEASDADKAKKLWEISEKLVGLA; encoded by the exons ATGGCGCTCCAGGCCGCGACGTCCTTCCTCCCCTCGGCCCTCTCGGCGCGCAAGGAG GGGTCGTCGGTGAAGGACTCGGCGTTCTTGGGTGTCCATCTCGCGGACGATGGCCTCAAGCTGGAGACCGCTGCTCTGGGCCTACGCACCAAG AGGGTGATCACGTCGGTGGCCATCCGCGCGCAGGCGGCAGCGGTGTCCTCACCATCAGTAACCCCCGCGTCGCCGTCCGGCAAGAAGACGCTCCGCAAGGGCACGGCGATCATAACCGGCGCGTCGTCCGGTCTCGGCCTGGCCACGGCGAAGGCCCTGGCGGAGACCGGCAAGTGGCACGTCATCATGGCCTGCCGCGATTTTCTCAAGGCGTCGCGCGCGGCCAAAGCGGCCGGCATGGACAAGGACAGCTTCACCGTCGTGCACCTGGACCTCGCCTCCCTCGACAGCGTCCGCCAGTTCGTCAAGAACGTGCGCCAGCTGGAGATGCCCGTCGACGTGGTGGTCTGCAACGCCGCCGTGTACCAGCCCACCGCCAAGGAGCCGTCCTACACCGCCGACGGCTTCGAGATGAGCGTCGGCGTCAACCACCTCGGCCACTTCCTCCTCGCCCGCGAGCTCCTCAGCGACCTCCAGTCCTCCGACTatccctccaagcgcctcatcatcGTCGGCTCCATCACCG GGAACACGAACACGCTGGCGGGGAACGTGCCGCCGAAGGCGAACCTGGGTGACCTGCGCGGCCTCGCCGGCGGCCTCAACGGCATTGGCGGCTCCGCGATGATCGACGGCGGGGAGTTCGACGGGGCCAAGGCATACAAGGACAGCAAGGTGTGCAACATGCTGACGATGCAGGAGTTCCACCGCCGGTACCACGAGGAGACGGGCGTGACCTTCGCGTCGCTCTACCCCGGCTGCATCGCCACCACGGGCCTGTTCCGCGAGCACATCCCGCTGTTCCGCCTGCTCTTCCCGCCATTCCAGAAGTACATCACCAAGGGGTACGTCTCCGAGGAGGAGGCCGGGAAGCGGCTGTCGCAGGTCGTGAGCGACCCCAGCCTGACCAAGTCCGGCGTGTACTGGAGCTGGAACAAGAACTCGGCGTCCTTCGAGAACCAGCTCTCTGAGGAGGCCAGCGACGCCGACAAGGCCAAGAAGCTCTGGGAGATCAGCGAGAAGCTCGTCGGCTTGGCGTGA